The Pimelobacter simplex genomic sequence GCAGCGCGGCGAGCCGGACCACCTGGACCGGGCGGCCGTCGACGTACGTGGTGCTGAGGGACTGCACCGCGGTCGCGGAGTCCGCGGCGGCGGCCGCGGGCCGGGTCCAGTCGGCACGGTGGTCACGCTCGGAAAGTCCTTGGATCGCGCCCAGCGTCAGCGCGACGACGGTCAGCGCCAGGGCGACGGCGAGCACCGACAGGGCGAGCGTCTGCCGGTCCCGGCGGCCGCCGCCGAGCAGCAGCCGGCGGCTGAGGTCCAGCGCGGGGCTCATCGGACGGCTCCGTCACGGAGCGTCACGACGCGGTCGCAGCGGGCGGCGATCTCGGGGTCGTGGGTGACCACGACGAGCGTGACGCCGGTGGCGCGCTGCGCGTCGAGCAGCAGCCCCATCACCTGCTCCCCCGTACGACGGTCCAGCGCCCCGGTCGGCTCGTCCGCGAACAGCACGGTCGGCCGCGGCACCAGCGCGCGAGCGATGGCCACCCGCTGCTGCTGGCCGCCGGAGAGCTCACCAGGCCGCCGCTCCTGCAGGCCGTCGAGACCGAGCGGCGCGAACATCGCAGCCGCCGCGGCCTGCGCCTCGCGGGCAGGACGCCCCTCGAGGAGCAGCGGCAGCGCGACGTTCTCGACCGCGGTCAGCTCGGCGAGCAGCTGCCCGGACTGGAACACCATCCCGAACGTGCCCCGCCGCAGCCGGGCCCGCTCCTCCGCGCCCGCCTTGGCGACCGCGACCGGGGCACTGCCCGCAGCGGCGAGGACGACCTCGCCCGCGTCCGGCACCGCGATCCCGGACAGGACGTGCAGCAGCGTCGTCTTGCCCGACCCGGACGGACCGGTCAACGCGACCGACTCCCCCGACGCGGCGGCGAAGTCGACGCCGCGCAGCACCTGCTGGTCGCCGTACGAACGAACGATGCCGCGGGCCCACAGGGCGGCCGGCGGACGGGGCGTGATCTCCTCGAAGCTCATGCCGACGACGTTAGGAACGCCGGCAGGTGCGGCCCATCGGCCGTTGGTCCACGCTCTGGTGGGGGTCCTCGGCCGTTCGGCCTAGGGGGTGTCTCCTAGGTCGTGGCGGTGCGGAGCCCCCGGGCGAGGTCGAGCGCCCGCTCCCGGTCGAGGAAGAAGAACTGCGCGGGCTTCTCCGAGATGCTCGTCCGCAGGTCCACGAGCGGCCCCCGCTCCGCGCCGAGCCGCTCCATGAGCCCGACGGAGGCGGTGTTGCGGGCGTCGGGCTCGAAGACGATCCGGCGGCAGCCGGGCAGGTGCGCGACGAAGTCCATGCCGGCCGCGAGCACCTCGGGCGTGCGGCCTGCCCGGTGGTGGTCGTCGGCGAGGAGCAGGTGGACGCCGACGTCGCCGGGGCGGCGCTCGTACCACTCGCCGATCTCGTCGACCGCCGGGTCGTAGGTCTGGAGCAGGCCGACGGGGTGGTCGTCGAGCACGAGCAGGTACGCCGCGAGGTGCGGCTGCTCGGCGATGTAGGTGTAGACGTGCGCCACGTCCTCGACCGCGTGGTCGGCCATGCCCCAGAACGCGGCCCGTGGGGCGCTCACCCAGGCGTGCAGCAGCGCCGCGTCCTCGGCCGGTACGACGGGGCGGATCGTGACGGTCACAGGGGCTCCTTGATCGGGACGGTCCCGCCGGCGGCCCAGACCGCCTGCTGGTCGTGGTGGTACGGCGACGCGGGGTCGCCGGAGGCGCCGAGCGGCACCACCCAGCGGCTCTCGCCGGCCAGGTCCCAGACGTAGCGGGCGACGGGGCCGTGCACGCACGCACCGGTGCCGCCGAGGGCGCGGGCGGCGAAGACGCAGTCGTCGTCACCGGGGACGGCGACCGAGGGGATCGGCTCGGGCGCGGGGAGGCCGAACTGCTGGTGGGGTGTGAGCGGCACGATGACGTGCTCGATGCCCCATGCCGTCGGGGGTTCGGGCCGCGTGGCGACCTGGTCGAGAGCGACCGCGACGACCTGGAGGACGTCGATGCCGAACGGCTTGTCCGTGGCCAGGATCGCCGGCAGGCACAGGCGGAGCCGGCCGCGCAGGTCGAACCACGG encodes the following:
- a CDS encoding GNAT family N-acetyltransferase, which gives rise to MTVTIRPVVPAEDAALLHAWVSAPRAAFWGMADHAVEDVAHVYTYIAEQPHLAAYLLVLDDHPVGLLQTYDPAVDEIGEWYERRPGDVGVHLLLADDHHRAGRTPEVLAAGMDFVAHLPGCRRIVFEPDARNTASVGLMERLGAERGPLVDLRTSISEKPAQFFFLDRERALDLARGLRTATT
- a CDS encoding ABC transporter ATP-binding protein, coding for MSFEEITPRPPAALWARGIVRSYGDQQVLRGVDFAAASGESVALTGPSGSGKTTLLHVLSGIAVPDAGEVVLAAAGSAPVAVAKAGAEERARLRRGTFGMVFQSGQLLAELTAVENVALPLLLEGRPAREAQAAAAAMFAPLGLDGLQERRPGELSGGQQQRVAIARALVPRPTVLFADEPTGALDRRTGEQVMGLLLDAQRATGVTLVVVTHDPEIAARCDRVVTLRDGAVR